The following is a genomic window from Chania multitudinisentens RB-25.
ATAGCCATAACCTGGCAGATCAACCAGGCGAATGCCTTCTTCCACTTCAAACAGATTGATCAACTGAGTACGGCCTGGGGTTTTACTGGTGCGAGCCAAACTTTTCTGATTAGTCAGGGTATTCAATGCGCTGGATTTACCGGCATTGGAACGGCCAGCAAACGCCACTTCAATACCTGCATCCTCTGGAAGGTGGCGAATATCAGGCGCACTGGTGACGAAATGGGTCACATGATAGTTGTAATTCTTGCTGGTCAATGTTTTCGTCTCCGTGAGGATGGCTCTATTTGGTGGGCGATTATAACTGTATCAGCATTAAAATGGTGTGTTTCTCGGTTTTTATGCGTTTTAGTGAGCAGTCCATCCGGGTCAATTGGCTTCTATCATGTAAGACATTTGCCATTCCAATAGAGGGCAATGTCGCTTTATTTAGAGGCTGTTTTAAAATTTTCATTTTTAAAACAGTAAATTAAAATTTATACGACGAAGATATTGCTGTAAGCCTACCATAGGTATCTTGAGTACAGCCGTTGAAAGCGTAAAGTAGTTCACAAGGCAGGACGCAAAGGAAATAGGAACATCCAAGAAGGATGACAAATCTCAAGGAATGCACAGGGTGTGCTTTGAGTACCAGGATGATACCAGATGGAGCTGGAACTATTTATACCGGAGTGTATGAATAGTAATGGATGATGAAGTTGCTGCAATTTGGATGCATATGGAAAATACACTCAGGAAGAGTGAAAGCAAACGGATTGCACTAGGGACGAATTTTTTTCCAGGACGGTGTGCCGTTGCAGGGAATGCGTTTATAGCAGATGGAAAAACCGGGATGTTGAGTGTGCGCATGGAGCGCGTAGTAAGGTTGTCCTTCGATTGAAGGTGTGAATAGGCGGCAGGTTAAACCTGCCGCCTTTTTTCTTTGTCTGCTTTCTGCTAGATTTCGCCGCAATCATATAGCAACTTTATACCCAATGAATTTCAAGTTGCTGCCTAGGTGCAGTTTGAAAGGCGACGGGTATATACTGAATCTACATACCTAAGAGCACACGCCATGAACCAGCCATCAAAAACACCTCGCGCCCCACGCAGCAAAGCAGCAGCGCCAAAAAATAAAAAGAAAAGCCGTGTAGAGCTCGATCAAGAAGCCCGTGAGCGTAAGCGCCTTAAAAAACGCCGAGGTCATGTTTCAGGTTCCCGCACTCAGGTTGAGTCTGCCAACCAGAAAAATAAAGCAGAGGCACAGCCTAAAGATCCGCGTATTGGCAGCAAAGTACCAGTAGCGCTGATAGTTGAAACTAAAGCGAAGGCCAAACCTCAGCCAAAGCCAAAGGCAGAAACCAAACTGCGCCTGTCGCCGGAAGAAGAACTGGCGAAGCTGGAAAATGATGAGCGTCTGGATGCGTTACTGGAACGCCTGGATGATGGTGAAACGCTGAGCGCGGAAGATCAGGCTTACGTTGATCACACCCTGGATCGTATTGATGCATTGATGGAGCAATTGGGCATCGAATTGGGTGATGAAGACGACGAAGTGGAAGAAAAGCAGGAAGACATCCTAAAACTGCTGAAAAGCGGTAACCCAAAAGACGTATTTTAACGTGATATGTGGTTGATCCTGACAATAGCCCTACTGTTGACATGTTATCTACTGTGGTTATTCGGTAAACTATGGCGGCTGTCGAAACGCAAAGCGCGCTTTCGCAGTGCTGCCGTGGCCAGACAGCGTAGGCAATTACCCATTTCCCGGCCCGGTAGGAAAAAGAAACCCAACAGATTTTAAGTTGCAGGTGATTAATTCATCAGCGGCTTAAAAGATAAAGGGGTGTTCGGAAGGAGCGAGCATGTCAGAGCAGGCGATAGTCTGGGATTTGGCCCTAATCCAAAAATATAACTATTCAGGGCCGCGTTATACCTCATACCCAACCGCGCTGGAGTTCAACCAGAGTTACGATGAAGCCGCGTTTCAATGGGCGGCTGTACGTTATCCTGAGCGCCCACTGTCGCTGTATGTGCATATTCCCTTCTGCCATAAGCTCTGCTATTTCTGCGGCTGCAATAAGCTGGTGACGCGCCAAACCCATAAAGCTGATGAATATCTGGCGGTGCTGGAGCAGGAGATTGCCGCACGGGCGCCGCTGTTTAATGGCCGCAAGGTCAATCAGATGCACTGGGGGGGCGGTACGCCGACTTACCTCGATAAACCGCAAATCAGTCAGTTGATGGCCATGCTGCGCCAGCACTTTGATTTCCTGCCAGAGGCAGAAATGTCGATCGAGGTTGATCCGCGGGAAATTGAGCTGGACGTACTGGATCATTTACGTACTGAAGGGTTTAACCGCCTGAGTATGGGAGTGCAGGACTTCAATAAAGAAGTGCAGCGTCTGGTTAACCGTGAACAGGATGAAGACTTTATTTTCGCGCTGATCGCCCGTGCCAAAGCGCTGGGGTTCAGTTCTACCAATATTGATTTGATTTACGGCCTGCCGAAACAGACGCCGGAAAGTTTTGCTTTCACATTGCAGCGTGTGGCTGAGCTGAGCCCGGATCGTCTAAGCGTATTCAACTACGCACATTTGCCGAACCTTTTTGCCGCTCAGCGTAAAATCAAAGATGCTGATTTGCCGAGGGCGCAACAGAAGCTCGATATTTTGCAGCAAACCATCGCCTCGCTGACTGAATCGGGTTATCAGTTTATCGGTATGGATCACTTTGCTCGCCCGAATGATGAACTGGCGGTTGCCCAGCGTGCAGGCAATTTGCACCGCAACTTCCAGGGGTACACGACTCAGGGTGATAGTGACCTGCTTGGCTTGGGGGTTTCTGCTATCAGTATGCTTGGTGACAGTTATGCTCAGAACCAAAAAGAGTTGAAGGTGTATTACGCCAATGTGGAAGAACGTGGGAATGCGCTATGGCGTGGTCTGGCGATGACAGAAGACGACTGTCTGCGCCGTGACGTGATTAAAACCTTGATTTGCAATTTCCAACTGAGTTATCAGCCAATTGAGCAGCGATATGGTATCTCGTTTGTGGATTACTTTGCGGAAGATCTGGCGTTGCTGGTACCGTTTGAACAGGATGGGCTGGTGGAGCGTGATGAGCAGGGTATCCGTGTTACATCGCGCGGGCGTTTGCTGATTCGCAATATCTGTATGTGTTTTGACATTTATCTGCGCAAACAGGCGCGTGCTCAGCAGTTTTCACGAGTGATTTGATAGTTAAAATAATAGCCGCTGATGCGGCTATTATTTTAACTGAAGAAATTGATCAGTGCGGCACACAGTACCGCAGCAACGGCAGTCTGTGGCGTATGGCTGACGGTAGAGCTGACGTCTGCGTGGCTAATAAAGATGATAAGAGAATCCAGCATGTAAGCCTCCAGGGTTTGCGCCAATAATCATACTGCGACGGTACGCCCTGTAAAGCCGTAAATAGCTTGTTTTTTGTGCGCTTGATTGCGTTTTTACCAAAGTACACAGATTACTCCATCCCTAATTCCTTCAGTTTACGGGTTAGCGTATTTCTGCCCCATCCCAACAAGCGGGCAGCTTCCTGTTTGTGCCCTTGGGTGTGCCGTAATGCGGTGGTGAGCAGGGTTCTTTCCATTTCTGGCTGGGCTTCTGAGAGCAGATTTTGATGACCGGAACGCAGCGCGCGATCGGCCCACTGTGCCAGCAGGGTGGCCCAACTGTCCGGCAGGCTATGGCCCGCGGCTTCTGGGGTTGCGCTCTCAAACAGCTCGCTTGGCAGATCCTGAATCAAGACTTCTTGCCCTGCGGCCATCACCGTTAACCAACGGCAGGTGTTCTCTAATTGGCGCACGTTACCGGGCCAAGGCAAGCGAGTAAGGGCGGTTTCGGCTTCCGGGTGCAGGTTTTTTGCTTCCACGCCCAGCTCTTTTGCTGCAACTTGCAAGAAGTGGCGCGCCAGGCGCGGGATATCTTCCCGGCGTTCACGCAGTGGTGGCAGATGCACACGGATCACGTTCAAGCGGTGGAACAGATCCTCACGGAACTTGCCTTCTTGCACTCGCAATTCAAGGTTCTGGTGAGTGGCAGCAATAATACGCACATCCACTTTGACGGGCGCATAGCCCCCAACGCGATAAAATTGACCATCTGCCAGCACGCGCAGTAAACGAGTTTGCACATCCAAGGGCATATCACCAATTTCATCCAGAAACAGCGTGCCACCGTCGGCCTGTTCAAAGCGCCCTTGGCGGATTTGATTAGCGCCGGTAAACGCGCCTTTCTCGTGGCCGAATAGCTCAGATTCGATCAGGTCTTTGGGGATCGCTGCCATATTCAAGGCGATAAACGGAGATTTAGCGCGTGGGCTGTGGCGGTGCAAGGCATGCGCCACCAGTTCTTTACCGGTTCCCGATTCCCCGTTGATCAGCACGCTGATCGATGAACGTGATAGGCGGCCGATAATACGAAACACATCCTGCATCGCTGGCGCTTCGCCAATGATATCTGCTGCCGGATCGCTGACCGGTTGGCTGCGCGCCGGTTGCTGCTGCTCCTGGTAGTGGCTGATGGCGCGCTCTACCAGTGCGACGGCTTCGTCGATGTCGAAAGGTTTCGGCAGATAATCGAAGGCCCCTTGCTGATAAGCGCTAACGGCCGCATCCAGATCCGAATGTGCAGTCATTATGATGACCGGAAGCATAGGATGGCGTTGTTTTATCTGCTTGAGCAGGGCCAAACCGTCCATACCCGGCATACGGATGTCAGAAAGCAGCACGTCGGGAGTTTGCGTAGCAAGTTGCTCCAATACTTGATTGCCACTCTCAAAGCTGGCGCAGTTCATACCAGCTCCAGTGAGCGCACGTTCAAGCACCCAGCGGATGGAGTTATCGTCATCGACTATCCAAACTATCCCTCGTTGCATAGCAAACCTCACTGGCGAATAGGCAGGTAAACCGAAAATTCGGTATGCCCTGGCCAACTGTTAAATTCAATTTTTCCGCAATGCTGATCGATAAGATTACGGGCGATAGATAACCCCAGGCCAGTACCGCCTTCGCGCCCACTGACCATGGGGTAGAAAAGAGTGTCTTGCAGCTGCGCGGGTATACCAGGGCCATCATCTTCAATATCAATGCGTGCTGCCAACCGGTAGCGAGAACCGTGCAGGGTAATTTGGAAGGCGGTTCGCGTGCGCAACGTAATGGTGCCACCGGTTTCCCTGAGTGCTTGCAGGGCGTTGCGCGTGATGTTGAGCAAAACCTGCTCCACCTGTTCAGGGTCGTGCACCAGCTCTGGCAGGCTCGGGTCGTAATCACGCACCAGCGTGACGTTATCCGGTTTTTCCAGCGACACCAATTGGCAAACACGTTCTACAACCTGGTGAATACTCTGGGTAATATGCTGACCAGGCCGCTGTGGCCCCAGCAAGCGATCCACCAGATTACGTAGCCGATCGGCCTGTTCGATGATTACTTTGGTGTACTCAGTCAGTGCCGGATCGGGCAACGCTTTGGCCAGCAACTGAGCTGCGCCACGTAACCCACCGAGCGGATTCTTGATTTCATGCGCCAATCCGCGTACCAGATCGCGCGCTGCAACCTGTTGGGCGTGTTGTAATTGTTCCTGGCTTAGGCGGCGCTGGTTATCCATCGGGGCCAATTCGATCAGGATAAAACCTTCCGGCAGCGCTTGGGCGGTCAGGGAAAGGATATGCGCACGGCTATCAACCACTAGAGTAACTTCATTATCGGTAAAACCCTGGCCCGCATTCAGGCTCTCACGCATCAGAGCGATATTCAGCGAGAAATAACCCAGTAGCTCAGGCAGTGGTGTACCGAAAAGTTTACGTGAACTCTGAGCCAATAGCTGTTGTGCCGCCGGGTTGGCATAGTGAACGGCCAAAGTTTCATCCAGCAACAGGATGCTATTGATAAGAGAATTGAGGATCTGCCCAGCGTCGGGCAGTTTGCCAGTTGCCATATATGCCCTTCATCTTTCAAGGCACAGTAAATTCCTGCACCTTTTTAGTGCATCCATCCTACTCCATCCCGCACTGTTGCGGTATGAAATAGTTTTGCAGAAAATACGCTGGAGAAAAAAGCCCATCCGAAGATGGGCTAAAAGTTTCCACGGCAACAAAAAAACTTAAACGCTGTAGTACAGTTCGAACTCTACTGGGTGTGGCGTCATGCGAACACGATCCATCTCTTCTTTACGCAGTTCGATATAAGCATCGATAGCGTCATCAGTGAATACGCCACCGCGAGTCAGGAATTCACGATCTTCATTCAGTGCAGCCATCGCTTCATCCAGTGAGCCAGCCACTTTTGGAATTTCAGCTTCTTCTTCCGGTGGCAGGTCATACAGGTTTTTATCCATGGCATCGCCAGGATGGATTTTGTTGATGATGCCATCCAGGCCAGCCATCAGCAGTGCAGCGAAGCACAGGTATGGGTTAGCCGCCGGATCGGGGAAACGCGCTTCGATACGGCGTGCTTTCGGGCTGGCAACCACGGGAATACGGATAGAAGCTGAACGGTTACGGGCTGAGTAAGCCAGCATCACCGGTGCTTCATAGCCTGGAACCAAACGCTTGTATGAGTTGGTGGTTGGGTTAGCCAGAGCGTTAATCGCTTTAGCGTGCTTGATGATACCGCCGATGTAGAACAGGGCAGTTTCAGACAGGCCGCCGTATTTGTCACCTGCGAACAGGTTGGTGCCGTTTTTGGACAGCGACATATGGCAATGCATACCGGAACCGTTATCGCCAAACATCGGTTTTGGCATGAAGGTTGCGGTTTTACCAAATGCGTGAGCCACGTTGTGCACCACGTATTTGTAGATTTGGATTTCGTCGGCTTTCTTGGTCATGGTGTTGAAGCGGGTAGCCACTTCGTTTTGGCCTGCGGTAGCCACTTCGTGGTGGTGAGCTTCAACCACCAGACCCATTTCTTCCATGGTCAAACACATGGTAGAACGGATATCTTGTGAAGAATCAACCGGTGGTACTGGGAAGTAGCCGCCTTTTACTGCTGGACGATGGCCTTTGTTGCCGCCTTCGTATTTGGTGCTGGTGTTCCAGGCGCCTTCGA
Proteins encoded in this region:
- the glnG gene encoding nitrogen regulation protein NR(I), yielding MQRGIVWIVDDDNSIRWVLERALTGAGMNCASFESGNQVLEQLATQTPDVLLSDIRMPGMDGLALLKQIKQRHPMLPVIIMTAHSDLDAAVSAYQQGAFDYLPKPFDIDEAVALVERAISHYQEQQQPARSQPVSDPAADIIGEAPAMQDVFRIIGRLSRSSISVLINGESGTGKELVAHALHRHSPRAKSPFIALNMAAIPKDLIESELFGHEKGAFTGANQIRQGRFEQADGGTLFLDEIGDMPLDVQTRLLRVLADGQFYRVGGYAPVKVDVRIIAATHQNLELRVQEGKFREDLFHRLNVIRVHLPPLRERREDIPRLARHFLQVAAKELGVEAKNLHPEAETALTRLPWPGNVRQLENTCRWLTVMAAGQEVLIQDLPSELFESATPEAAGHSLPDSWATLLAQWADRALRSGHQNLLSEAQPEMERTLLTTALRHTQGHKQEAARLLGWGRNTLTRKLKELGME
- the glnA gene encoding glutamate--ammonia ligase, producing the protein MSAEHVLTMLNEHEVKFVDLRFTDTKGKEQHVTIPAHQVNADFFEEGKMFDGSSIGGWKGINESDMVLMPDASTAVLDPFFEESTLIIRCDILEPGTMQGYDRDPRSISKRAEDFLRSSGIADTVLFGPEPEFFLFDDVRFGSSIRGSHVSIDDIEGAWNTSTKYEGGNKGHRPAVKGGYFPVPPVDSSQDIRSTMCLTMEEMGLVVEAHHHEVATAGQNEVATRFNTMTKKADEIQIYKYVVHNVAHAFGKTATFMPKPMFGDNGSGMHCHMSLSKNGTNLFAGDKYGGLSETALFYIGGIIKHAKAINALANPTTNSYKRLVPGYEAPVMLAYSARNRSASIRIPVVASPKARRIEARFPDPAANPYLCFAALLMAGLDGIINKIHPGDAMDKNLYDLPPEEEAEIPKVAGSLDEAMAALNEDREFLTRGGVFTDDAIDAYIELRKEEMDRVRMTPHPVEFELYYSV
- the hemN gene encoding oxygen-independent coproporphyrinogen III oxidase codes for the protein MSEQAIVWDLALIQKYNYSGPRYTSYPTALEFNQSYDEAAFQWAAVRYPERPLSLYVHIPFCHKLCYFCGCNKLVTRQTHKADEYLAVLEQEIAARAPLFNGRKVNQMHWGGGTPTYLDKPQISQLMAMLRQHFDFLPEAEMSIEVDPREIELDVLDHLRTEGFNRLSMGVQDFNKEVQRLVNREQDEDFIFALIARAKALGFSSTNIDLIYGLPKQTPESFAFTLQRVAELSPDRLSVFNYAHLPNLFAAQRKIKDADLPRAQQKLDILQQTIASLTESGYQFIGMDHFARPNDELAVAQRAGNLHRNFQGYTTQGDSDLLGLGVSAISMLGDSYAQNQKELKVYYANVEERGNALWRGLAMTEDDCLRRDVIKTLICNFQLSYQPIEQRYGISFVDYFAEDLALLVPFEQDGLVERDEQGIRVTSRGRLLIRNICMCFDIYLRKQARAQQFSRVI
- the yihI gene encoding Der GTPase-activating protein YihI, which encodes MNQPSKTPRAPRSKAAAPKNKKKSRVELDQEARERKRLKKRRGHVSGSRTQVESANQKNKAEAQPKDPRIGSKVPVALIVETKAKAKPQPKPKAETKLRLSPEEELAKLENDERLDALLERLDDGETLSAEDQAYVDHTLDRIDALMEQLGIELGDEDDEVEEKQEDILKLLKSGNPKDVF
- the glnL gene encoding nitrogen regulation protein NR(II), yielding MATGKLPDAGQILNSLINSILLLDETLAVHYANPAAQQLLAQSSRKLFGTPLPELLGYFSLNIALMRESLNAGQGFTDNEVTLVVDSRAHILSLTAQALPEGFILIELAPMDNQRRLSQEQLQHAQQVAARDLVRGLAHEIKNPLGGLRGAAQLLAKALPDPALTEYTKVIIEQADRLRNLVDRLLGPQRPGQHITQSIHQVVERVCQLVSLEKPDNVTLVRDYDPSLPELVHDPEQVEQVLLNITRNALQALRETGGTITLRTRTAFQITLHGSRYRLAARIDIEDDGPGIPAQLQDTLFYPMVSGREGGTGLGLSIARNLIDQHCGKIEFNSWPGHTEFSVYLPIRQ
- a CDS encoding YshB family small membrane protein yields the protein MLDSLIIFISHADVSSTVSHTPQTAVAAVLCAALINFFS